A window of the Oscillospiraceae bacterium genome harbors these coding sequences:
- a CDS encoding ABC transporter ATP-binding protein: MAVREKNYGNEFKQSQRMRGPGMGPPGMIAGGKAKDFKGTFKKLVKYLKPHSLALIFVLILTVASTVFTLNTPKILGNATNTLMVGFMSKKAVEMMAENENNPQFAAAMKASGITPLSQCKDNAQKAESFEKIVGLLQKMPQSDNSEAGNMALAAEYYDKITDNIAKTGGGVDFSELGKTAVTILALYLAAAVCSFIQVFIMVGVTQKVVFKMRSDVNAKLSKLPLKYFDSQSHGDILSRVTNDVDTVSQSLQQSLTQIISSVVMVIGILYMMLTISGTMTLITLASLPISLGITIFITKRSQKYFRGQQKSLGQINGHVEEMYSCHNVVKAYNYEKASIEEFEHSNNELYQNNWKAQFVSGSMMPMVGFIGNLCYVGVCVAGGIIASNGTIMIGSIQAFIQYSRQFNQPIAQAAQIVNIMQSTMASAERVFEVLEQPEQSPDSADAPKLTQPQGAVEFESIQFGYDPDKTLIHGISLDVKPGQTIAVVGPTGAGKTTLVNLLMRFYELNGGKITIDGVNIADMNREDLRGLFGMVLQDTWLFNGTIEENIAYGSDHPDHKAIVDAAKAACADHFIRTLPEGYNTIIREDAGNISQGQRQLLTIARAVLKDPAILILDEATSSVDTRTEVLIQEAMHRLMKGRTSFVIAHRLSTIRNADNILVMNHGDIIETGSHEELMAQNGFYADLYKSQFLGKHEENNIA, encoded by the coding sequence ATGGCGGTACGTGAAAAGAACTACGGCAACGAATTCAAACAGTCGCAGCGGATGCGCGGTCCGGGTATGGGGCCTCCCGGGATGATAGCGGGCGGAAAAGCCAAAGATTTTAAAGGAACTTTTAAGAAACTGGTCAAATACCTAAAACCACATTCCTTAGCGTTAATCTTTGTTTTAATTCTGACCGTTGCTTCGACGGTGTTCACATTGAATACCCCGAAGATTTTGGGCAACGCCACAAACACTTTAATGGTCGGCTTTATGTCTAAAAAGGCCGTCGAGATGATGGCCGAGAACGAGAACAATCCCCAATTTGCCGCAGCGATGAAGGCGTCCGGCATCACACCGCTTTCGCAGTGCAAAGACAACGCCCAAAAAGCAGAGTCGTTCGAAAAAATAGTCGGACTGCTGCAAAAGATGCCCCAAAGCGATAATTCCGAGGCGGGAAATATGGCGCTTGCAGCGGAGTATTACGATAAAATCACCGACAATATCGCCAAGACCGGAGGCGGAGTGGATTTTTCCGAACTCGGGAAAACCGCTGTCACAATTTTGGCGCTCTATCTGGCAGCCGCCGTCTGCTCATTCATTCAGGTGTTCATCATGGTCGGCGTGACCCAGAAGGTCGTCTTTAAGATGCGCAGCGACGTCAACGCCAAACTGAGCAAGCTGCCGCTCAAATACTTCGACTCTCAGTCCCACGGTGACATTTTATCGCGCGTGACCAACGACGTTGATACGGTCAGCCAATCGCTGCAGCAGTCGCTGACTCAGATCATCTCGTCCGTCGTCATGGTCATCGGAATTTTATATATGATGCTGACCATCAGCGGCACAATGACCCTGATCACACTGGCGTCTCTGCCGATTTCACTCGGAATCACGATCTTTATCACCAAACGCTCGCAGAAATATTTCCGCGGGCAGCAGAAGTCACTCGGACAGATCAACGGCCACGTCGAGGAGATGTACAGCTGCCACAACGTGGTCAAGGCCTACAACTACGAAAAGGCCTCGATCGAAGAATTCGAGCACAGCAATAATGAACTGTACCAAAACAACTGGAAAGCGCAGTTCGTATCCGGCAGCATGATGCCGATGGTCGGATTTATCGGCAACCTCTGCTATGTCGGGGTCTGTGTCGCGGGCGGCATCATCGCCTCGAACGGCACGATCATGATCGGCAGCATCCAGGCATTTATCCAGTACTCGCGCCAGTTCAACCAGCCGATTGCGCAGGCCGCTCAGATTGTCAACATCATGCAGTCGACCATGGCTTCAGCGGAGCGGGTCTTCGAAGTGCTTGAACAGCCCGAACAGAGCCCCGATTCCGCGGATGCGCCGAAACTGACTCAACCCCAGGGCGCGGTTGAGTTCGAGTCGATTCAATTCGGTTATGACCCCGACAAGACCCTGATTCACGGTATCTCGCTCGACGTCAAGCCCGGTCAGACCATCGCGGTCGTCGGGCCGACCGGTGCGGGCAAGACCACGCTGGTCAATCTCTTGATGCGGTTCTATGAGTTAAACGGCGGAAAGATCACGATCGACGGCGTCAATATCGCCGATATGAATCGTGAGGATTTGCGCGGACTGTTCGGCATGGTGCTTCAGGATACCTGGCTGTTCAACGGCACGATCGAAGAAAATATCGCCTACGGTTCGGATCACCCCGATCACAAGGCCATCGTCGACGCCGCGAAAGCCGCCTGTGCCGACCACTTTATCCGCACACTGCCCGAGGGCTACAACACGATTATTCGCGAGGACGCGGGAAACATCTCGCAGGGCCAGCGGCAGTTATTGACGATCGCACGCGCAGTATTAAAAGACCCGGCGATTCTGATTTTGGACGAGGCGACCTCGTCGGTCGATACCCGCACCGAAGTGTTGATCCAGGAGGCCATGCACCGGCTGATGAAGGGTCGGACCAGCTTCGTGATTGCGCACCGGCTCTCGACCATCCGCAACGCCGACAACATTCTTGTGATGAACCACGGCGACATCATCGAGACCGGCTCGCACGAAGAGCTGATGGCGCAAAACGGCTTCTACGCCGACCTATACAAAAGCCAGTTCCTCGGCAAGCACGAGGAGAACAATATCGCTTAG
- a CDS encoding ABC transporter ATP-binding protein — protein sequence MIKLFRYLKKYAWLIVVTVALIFGQCMADLTLPDLMSDIINNGVLKKDVPYIWQIGWQMLLVALGSMAAAVLAGFLASRIGTGYARDLRSKVFNKVEGFSIAQFDGFSTASLITRSTNDIQQLGMFVVMMLRIMVSAPITMIGGIIKGSAKSSKLTWILAVSIPVILIVVGIVIRLATKYFKQMQVRLDHMNLVLREGLTGVRVIRAFGRDDRQAERFKEANVELNEVSLRVQRLMGTMMPTMMLIMSLTQLGIVWFAGPLINSGEMDLGGLMAFIQYAIQILFSFLMFSFIFIMLPRAAASGLRVLEVLESESALKDPEKPVSPEKSGTVVFDNVTFAYPGAEQPTLENISFTADRGETVAIIGGTGSGKSTIGGLLMRFFDVSGGKVLVDGVDVREMNQSDLHSRIGFVPQTAKLVTGTIMDNIKFGNPDVTDEQAEAAAKTAQAEEFITGREDGMNAEITQSGTNLSGGQKQRVSIARAIAKKPEIFIFDDSFSALDFKTDAMLREALKKDTDGATVIVIAQRINTIMNADRILVLNEGQIAGIGTHEQLMKSCDIYREIASSQLAKEVG from the coding sequence ATGATAAAACTGTTCCGGTATTTAAAGAAATACGCCTGGTTGATCGTCGTGACGGTGGCTTTGATCTTCGGACAGTGTATGGCCGATCTGACGCTGCCCGATCTGATGAGCGATATCATCAACAACGGCGTTTTGAAAAAAGACGTGCCCTACATTTGGCAGATCGGCTGGCAGATGCTGCTCGTGGCGCTCGGGAGTATGGCCGCGGCAGTCTTGGCGGGCTTTTTGGCTTCGCGCATCGGTACGGGCTATGCACGTGATCTGCGCAGCAAGGTTTTTAACAAAGTCGAGGGCTTTTCAATCGCCCAGTTCGACGGTTTTTCGACTGCCTCGCTGATCACCCGTTCGACCAACGACATCCAGCAGCTCGGCATGTTTGTGGTCATGATGCTTCGCATCATGGTCTCAGCGCCGATTACGATGATCGGCGGCATTATCAAAGGTTCCGCAAAGAGCAGTAAACTGACCTGGATTTTAGCGGTTTCGATTCCCGTGATTTTAATTGTAGTCGGTATTGTCATCCGGCTGGCGACGAAATATTTTAAACAGATGCAGGTCCGCCTTGACCACATGAATCTGGTATTGCGAGAGGGACTCACGGGTGTCCGGGTGATCCGTGCTTTCGGGCGCGATGACCGTCAGGCGGAGCGATTTAAAGAAGCCAATGTTGAATTAAACGAAGTCTCGCTGCGGGTACAGCGGCTGATGGGCACAATGATGCCGACGATGATGCTGATCATGAGTCTGACGCAGCTCGGCATTGTGTGGTTCGCGGGCCCGCTGATCAACTCCGGCGAGATGGATCTCGGCGGCTTGATGGCCTTTATCCAATATGCGATTCAGATTCTATTCTCGTTCCTGATGTTCAGCTTCATCTTTATCATGCTTCCGAGAGCCGCCGCTTCGGGTTTACGCGTTCTCGAAGTGCTTGAGAGCGAAAGTGCTCTCAAAGACCCCGAAAAGCCTGTCAGCCCCGAAAAGTCCGGCACGGTCGTTTTCGACAATGTAACTTTTGCCTATCCGGGCGCGGAACAGCCGACGCTTGAAAACATCAGTTTTACCGCCGACCGCGGTGAGACCGTGGCGATCATCGGCGGTACCGGTTCGGGCAAGTCGACGATCGGCGGGCTGCTCATGCGTTTCTTTGACGTGAGCGGCGGAAAAGTTTTGGTCGACGGAGTCGATGTGCGCGAGATGAACCAGTCCGATCTGCACAGCCGCATCGGCTTTGTGCCGCAGACCGCCAAGCTTGTCACGGGCACAATTATGGATAATATCAAATTCGGCAACCCTGACGTGACCGACGAACAGGCGGAAGCGGCAGCCAAGACCGCGCAGGCCGAGGAATTTATCACAGGCCGTGAGGACGGCATGAACGCCGAGATCACCCAGAGCGGAACGAACCTCTCGGGCGGTCAAAAACAGCGGGTCTCGATCGCTCGTGCGATTGCAAAGAAGCCCGAGATTTTCATCTTCGACGACAGTTTCTCCGCGCTCGATTTCAAGACCGACGCGATGCTGCGCGAGGCGCTGAAAAAGGATACGGACGGCGCGACGGTCATCGTGATCGCCCAGCGCATCAATACCATTATGAATGCTGACCGGATCCTTGTGCTGAACGAGGGTCAGATCGCCGGAATCGGAACCCATGAGCAACTGATGAAGAGCTGCGATATTTATCGCGAAATTGCATCCTCGCAGCTGGCAAAGGAGGTGGGTTGA